Proteins from one Phaenicophaeus curvirostris isolate KB17595 chromosome 16, BPBGC_Pcur_1.0, whole genome shotgun sequence genomic window:
- the LOC138727810 gene encoding hemoglobin subunit pi, translating to MTLTQAEKAAVVTIWAKVATQADAIGAESLERLFSSYPQTKTYFPHFDLSQGSGQLRGHGSKVMNAIGEAVKNVDDIRGALAKLSELHAYILRVDPVNFKLLSHCILCSVAARYPSDFTPEVHAAWDKFLSSVSSVLTEKYR from the exons ACCATCTGGGCAAAGGTGGCTACCCAAGCTGATGCCATTGGAGCCGAATCCCTGGAGAG GCTTTTCTCCAGCTACCCCCAGACAAAAACCTACTTCCCTCACTTTGATCTCAGCCAAGGCTCAGGTCAGCTGCGTGGTCATGGCTCCAAGGTCATGAATGCCATCGGGGAAGCTGTGAAGAATGTTGATGACATTAGAGGTGCTTTGGCCAAACTCAGTGAGCTGCATGCTTACATCCTGAGGGTGGATCCAGTGAACTTCAAG CTGCTTTCGCACTGTATCCTGTGCTCTGTGGCCGCCCGCTATCCCAGTGACTTCACCCCAGAAGTTCATGCCGCGTGGGACAAGTTCCTATCCAGTGTTTCCTCCGTTCTGACTGAGAAGTACAGATAA
- the LOC138727422 gene encoding hemoglobin subunit alpha-A, whose amino-acid sequence MVLSAADKTNVKGIIAKIGGHCEDYGAECLERMFVVYPQTKTYFPHFDVHHGSAQMKTHGRKVVAALIEAANHIDDIAGALSKLSDLHAHKLRVDPVNFKLLGQCFLVVVGIHHPSALTPEVHASLDKFLCAVATVLTAKYR is encoded by the exons ATGGTGCTGTCCGCCGCCGACAAGACCAACGTGAAGGGCATCATCGCCAAAATTGGGGGGCACTGCGAGGATTATGGCGCCGAGTGCCTGGAAAG GATGTTCGTGGTCTACCCCCAGACCAAGACCTACTTCCCCCACTTTGACGTGCACCACGGCTCCGCTCAGATGAAGACGCACGGCAGGAAGGTGGTGGCTGCACTGATCGAGGCTGCCAACCACATTGATGACATCGCGGGTGCCCTCTCCAAGCTTAGCGACCTCCACGCCCACAAGCTCCGCGTGGACCCTGTCAACTTCAAA CTTCTGGGCCAATGCTTCCTGGTGGTTGTGGGCATCCACCACCCCTCTGCCCTGACCCCAGAGGTCCATGCTTCCCTGGACAAGTTCCTGTGCGCCGTGGCCACCGTGCTGACTGCCAAGTACCGTTAA
- the LOC138727624 gene encoding hemoglobin subunit alpha-D-like produces MLTAEEQSLIQKVWEKIACHKDEIGGESLLRLFISYPPTKTYFPHFDLSCGSQQIHNHGKKVVAALTTAVKNLDNLSQALSELSSLHAYNLRVDPVNFKLLSQCIQVVLALYLGKEYTPEVHAAFDKFLSAVAAVLSEKYR; encoded by the exons ATGCTGACTGCAGAGGAACAGAGCCTGATCCAGAAGGTGTGGGAAAAGATTGCCTGCCACAAGGATGAAATAGGAGGCGAGAGTCTGTTAAG GCTGTTCATCTCCTACCCCCCGACCAAGACCTATTTCCCCCACTTCGACCTGAGCTGCGGTTCGCAGCAGATCCACAACCACGGCAAGAAGGTGGTGGCCGCCTTGACCACTGCTGTCAAGAACCTGGACAACCTCAGTCAGGCACTGTCTGAGCTCAGCAGCCTGCATGCCTACAACCTGCGCGTCGACCCCGTCAACTTCAAG CTGCTGTCACAGTGCATCCAGGTGGTGCTGGCCCTGTACCTGGGCAAGGAATACACCCCCGAGGTGCACGCTGCCTTCGACAAGTTCCTGTCGGCCGTGGCTGCCGTGCTGTCTGAGAAGTACAGATGA